The window TAAGTTCGTCTGATTGTAACTCTTTCATTGACAAGACATTGACATATTAGAATACATATGGTCGGATCTAGTTGAACATAATCACTAACATCACTCTCAACTCTTTGATATTTGGTGGGAAATTGGTCATCATTATTTGAGATCTTAATATTAGCCGGAAGATGCTCGTGATGTATTCACTTTTGATTTTAAAACTGAAAACATAGTTTTCTTCCCGGTTCTTTGAACTTCTATTAGAAAAACCAACATATtagatattgaaaaaaaattattgttatgAATAACTAATTCACATAAATATCACacacttatttaatttctttaaaCTAAAGTAAGAAACATTTCTTAAGATGTAGTACTTAGATTTACAAGCTTAAGTAATGTCATTTAGTCATATAATGCAACGAAATATGTACATGTGAAATGATGGactaataattatatttcatttaactTTCACATGataattacattttaatttaatcattttaatgTCAATCACTTAAAGGTATGCGTGAGTTATatcaatgataacaatgtcaaagttaaaaatatattttacaatgacatCATATAGTAAATCATTTATTCAATAAATCCATCTTCACCCTCAATTTAAATattcttgaaatattattttactcCAAAGTCTCAACTAGTGCTTAATGTTCAAGGGGGACTAGACGACTAGCTCTAATGGTTTCTTTAGGTGTGTTAATCGGGTCGGATTTTGGTTCAACCCgcgattttatttattatttttttcaacctGAACCCGAAGCAATCCGAAAActcccaacccgaacacgaacccgtctaacccgactcaacccgtctaacccgaattttattttatttttttaaaaaaaattcaaaaaaataaaaataaaaataatattttaatttaaatacataataacaaaattttcgatttaaatttgaaagtttaattatagaaaattaaaagtatatttactaaatcaaataaacaaatgttaaaaaaataaaaaatatacaaaataaatatcaaatgatgaaaatttatcatataaatatacaataaattttgttcaaacatacaatatataaaaatatatgtaatattttcaaaaaaaaaaagttttcgggtcaacccgcgacccaacccgaaacccgtctaacctgaCACTAACCAAAACCCACCCGaaccgaacccgaacccgaaaacccaacccgaacttaatttttttcgtgttgggttgTGTCGGATTGATGGGTCGTGTTCCATTTTGCCATCCCTAAGTTCCTTCAATTTCTTTATATGTTCTGCTATGACTGATGACTTTATAGATCCAAACACTTAgtttgtaatttaattaaatcccaATTTACTTGCAGCACATGTgctaatataattttttgaaatggaCTGAATCAAATCTAGAAGTGAGCTAAATTAGATATACAACAtacctaataaaaaaaatttaagccaAGGCTAGAGCTTCCGGTATGACCAAGTTCAGAAATTGCAgtaaggttttaaaaaaaaaatcgactaTACAAACACGCCTTGAGTTGGAACGCTAGCATATAGAAAGAGAGAGTGGGCAAACAGTAGGTTGGAAACTTACTCATCAACTGACCTAACAAGGACTCTGCATGGTCAACATATGGTTCACCTGAACATGACTATAACTCTCTTCCTTGACTCGTTTGCTTTCTTGAAACATCGTCAAAAAACTTTCTCCATTCCACAAGAAACAAACAACAAAGGAATCTGAAGTCAAGCCAATGTTAAACCTCTGCATTAACTACCCATTCTTATGTCTATCAATTGTTAATAGCATTGGCGTGTGTCGAAATATAACACGGTTTACTGCGTTGGCTCACAACTTTTTGTCACCTTTTTCCTTGTGAACTGAACTTTGCTTTTTTGATTTCCTTGCCTGTATAATGGAATTGCCAATTAAGGCGCCTGTGCACGGTGATAAGCGAGAGTTATACAGAATCGAAACCAAGGAGTTATCCTACAGTTTTGAGAGCCCTTCCGACAAGTTCAGTTGGTTTTTGTCTTGGAGGAGGACAAAGGTATCTCCGAGGTTCATCGTCAAGAATGCGAACCTCGCTGCGAAGCCAGGGGAGATCACAGCAATTGCTGGTCCTAGTGGGGCAGGGAAAACGACCCTATTGGAAATTCTAGCTGGGAAGATTTCTACAAAGAAGGTATCCGGTCACGTCCTAATCAATGGCCGTTCCATAGATTGTGAAAGTTTTCAGAGATTATCAGGCTATGTCACTCAAGATAATGCCTTGTTTCCCCTTCTTACGGTGGAAGAAACACTTATCTTCAGCGCACTTCTGCGGTTTCCAGGTGGAAAACAATTGGTGTTTCGAAGAGTTGAAGTTCTGATGAAGGAGCTTGAACTTGATCACATAGCAGGTTCGCGGGTTGGTGAAGAATGTAGCCAGGGCATTTCAGGAGGAGAGAGGAGGAGATTGTCCATTGGGGTTGAATTGATCCACGATCCTGCTGTCTTGCTCGTAGATGAACCAACCTCAGGCTTGGATTCAGCATCAGCCCTTCATATCATTGCACTGCTGAAACTAATGGCGGTTAATCAACTCAAGACAATAGTCTTGACGATCCATCAACCAGGCTTCAGAATCCTCGAGCTATTTGACAGACTTGTCCTGCTTTCAAACGGACATGTCCTGCACAATGGTTCACTAAAGTTACTCGAAGAGAGGCTTAAGTACGTCGGCCATTCCATTCCTTCTCATATCAACATTCTTGAATTCGCCATTGAAGTCACAAACACCATAGCCATCGAAAGTACAGAGACCGGTGCAGAAACTGAACAAAGACAAATTAATGACGAAACTTGCGTTAGATATTCCAGCAACAATAGCTTTAAACCAAAATGTCCCGCCTTCACAAACAGCCCCTTTCAAGAAATTCTAGTACTGGGGCAAAGATTCAGCAAAAACATTTTAAGAACCAAACAACTCTTTGCAGCAAGAGTAATACAAGCTGTCCTAGTCGGGTCGATACTCGGAACAATATATATGAAAGTCGGCAAAGAAGAGGGCCAGGTTGCTCTACAAACCCGACTAGGATTCTTCGCATTTAGTCTCAGTTTTCTGCTGTCATCCACTACCGAAGGCCTACCAATTTTCTTGCAAGAAAGAAGAATATTCATGAGAGAGACTTCGAGAGGAGCATACAGAGTTTCATCTTATGTGATAGCCAACACCATCGTGTTCTTTCCTTTTCTACTAATGGTTGGTTTTCTCTACAGTACACCAGTTTATTGGCTAGTTGGCCTGAGGCGTGATATTGATGGTTTCCTTTACTTTACACTGGTAGTTTGGATGGTTGTTCTGATGTCAAATTCTCTGACAGCATGTTGCAGTGCACTAGTGCCAAACTTTATCATGGGTACATCTGTTATTGCCGGGCTAATGggatctttctttcttttttctggGTATTTCATAGCTCGGGATGATATACCAGATTACTGGATCTTTATGCACTATTTGAGTCTTTTTAAGTATCCATTTGAAAGTTTCATGGTCAATGAATATGGAGGGAAGGGAGGCGACAGGTGTTTAGAAAGACTAGGAGGTGAATGTGTGCTATTTGGAAATGGATACTTGAGACAGCATGGTTTGAAGGAATCACAGAGTTGGAGTAATCTGCTCGTGATGTTGGGTTTTATTTTGGCCTACAGAGGATTTTGTTTTGTCATCTTATGGTTCAGAAGTTATAGAACCAGAAGTTAAGTTATCAAGCACCACCCGCCAGAAGCACCTCCTGACTTTGTTAGTACAGTGGAAATTGTATTATATATTCATGTAAGCATCTGAGAAAGAGTGAAAAAGGATTCATCTTATAGGTTCTTCTGATTTCTTTCTGCACATAATATAGTTCCTAAATTTGAGCATCATCCAAGTACAAATTTATCAAATGGAGTGTAGATCATGTCTGGTATTTTACTACAGCTTGATATTTATTTTGCTGCTTCACTTGCTGCACAAAAGAACTTTCGACATCCACTAACCAAGCTTGCAAATAGGACATAATTCACCGACATAATACTCTCTCTTTCAACTATTTGGTTCAAAACAGATAACTGCAGTCGACATACATATATAATCGGCTACTTTTCCTTGTTCACTAATTGTAATTATGGCGTTTAAATATAAAACCTCACAAAGATATATAATTAAGGCTGAAAACAAGTATCATTAGCTCAACTGCGGTCATGTATTGAAGTGAAAGTCATTGTGACATACGATATGTTCGTGCTTTGAGACGATGAAGACTCATCTTGTGTGCCGGATCCTGGTGACGATAGATTAGGTGCATCGCTCGAACTCTTTTGAGTAAATAGCTCTTTCACCAATCCAAGTTTTGATATAGACATCTCATCCACATCCATCTCACCTTTCAGCATTTTGGCAACAGTAGACATGGTTGGTCTGTTTTTTGGAAAATACTAGgtatgttaagattggaacttggacagAGAGGAAgattgtccaagcccatatataTAACTCCCagatattttatccaaccgatgtgggacaactaacacaccccctCATGCCcaagaatgaacatctggagcatgaattttacaaatgacccaactatgggtAAAACAGgtggtccaacacataacggtgtaACTTGatctctgataccatgttaagattggaacttggaactaactcaaccccaaaaggtAGCTCTAGAGAGAAAGATTATCCAAGCCCATATATACAGCTcccaggtattttatccaaccgatgcgGGACAACTATCACACCACTCACGCCCAGAAATGAACATCtagagcgtgaagtttacaaatgactcaactatgggcagaacgggtggtccaacacataacggtggaacaTGAGCTCTGATActatgttaagattggaacttggacctaactcaaccccaaaagctagctcaagaggggaggattgtccaagcccatatatacaactcccaggtattttatccaaccaatgtgagacaactaacatGGTATATAACAGCCCCATTTTCAAATATGAGACGGTTTTAGATGAATTGATCCGATACATAAGTAGCATGATTAAAGATTTGTTGCACAAATTGACATGCAAGATGACATCACaagattttttgtatttttttattataaattgtaaataaatcaTTAGTTATATAATcactttaaataaatagaaatatatcgtataaaatttattatatgacAAATTTAAGTAgtttatttatcaattaaacGACTAAACTGTCGGGTCACCGGTCTGCTCCTACATCGGCTGTTTCCGACTTCCGGGGCATCTTACAGCTAAACCAAACATATTTATTGAGGATTTTGTGTTACAAATCAACTTATCATTATTCCGTACGACAATCTTGTCTCCCTCTCCGAAAATTATCGCCGAAAAATATTTGTGAAGTGTTTCTTCCATGCGTAGCTACTGATTTGCCGCTCGAGAACAACTGTGAGTCCAAGCTCTTACTCCTCTTTTCGCATACCCACATTAGTTCCCTGAGATAGGGGG of the Primulina huaijiensis isolate GDHJ02 chromosome 1, ASM1229523v2, whole genome shotgun sequence genome contains:
- the LOC140982496 gene encoding ABC transporter G family member 10-like yields the protein MELPIKAPVHGDKRELYRIETKELSYSFESPSDKFSWFLSWRRTKVSPRFIVKNANLAAKPGEITAIAGPSGAGKTTLLEILAGKISTKKVSGHVLINGRSIDCESFQRLSGYVTQDNALFPLLTVEETLIFSALLRFPGGKQLVFRRVEVLMKELELDHIAGSRVGEECSQGISGGERRRLSIGVELIHDPAVLLVDEPTSGLDSASALHIIALLKLMAVNQLKTIVLTIHQPGFRILELFDRLVLLSNGHVLHNGSLKLLEERLKYVGHSIPSHINILEFAIEVTNTIAIESTETGAETEQRQINDETCVRYSSNNSFKPKCPAFTNSPFQEILVLGQRFSKNILRTKQLFAARVIQAVLVGSILGTIYMKVGKEEGQVALQTRLGFFAFSLSFLLSSTTEGLPIFLQERRIFMRETSRGAYRVSSYVIANTIVFFPFLLMVGFLYSTPVYWLVGLRRDIDGFLYFTLVVWMVVLMSNSLTACCSALVPNFIMGTSVIAGLMGSFFLFSGYFIARDDIPDYWIFMHYLSLFKYPFESFMVNEYGGKGGDRCLERLGGECVLFGNGYLRQHGLKESQSWSNLLVMLGFILAYRGFCFVILWFRSYRTRS